A single genomic interval of Flavihumibacter rivuli harbors:
- a CDS encoding WD40/YVTN/BNR-like repeat-containing protein — translation MKRILLFFAGSFALTGAIAQSSKVSSATFGMMEARWLGPGTMSGRISAIEGVNNDGKTIYVGTAGGGVWKSTNAGASFKPIFDKNCQSIGAIAVDQKNPKVVFVGTGESNMRNSVSIGVGLYKSTDAGDNWTRVGLDSTEHIAKIVIDPANTNNIYVAAPGPLWSDSKHRGLYKSTDGGKTWDKILYINEKAGCADVSVDPSNPNIVYATTWEFRRMPYLFNSGGNGSGIYKSTDGGKTWKELTKGLPAKPFGRTALALAPSAPNNLLAIVEAKETGLYISSDGGESWKQQSATLNVVSRPFYFSTLVIDPKDPKRVYRPAFSFSYSDDGGYSFAEASNEGGWVHSDHHALWINPNNTNQMYLGTDGGVYISLDRGATWIFVQNLPVGQFYHVAADNHEPYRVYGGLQDNGSWVAPSSKPGGVGNGDWQAIYGGDGFWTVPDPTDLNIAYAEYQGGNMARVNLKTLKSVTIKPQAGANEGKLRWNWNTPIHIGSNNPKNLYCGAQYLFKSTDKGTNWTRISPDLTTNDKKKQEQENSGGLSADNTSAENHTTIFTIAESPLDENIIWVGTDDGNLQYTTDGGKTWTNVAANYAAAGIPAQTWVSSVEPSRFDKNLVYATFDNHMYGDHKTYVARSTDMGKTWTLFKSEEFTGFAHKVREDLVNKDLLFIGTEMGLFTSVDGGASWFRMKNKIPEYALVRDIQIHPKTHDLILGTHGRGVIVVDDISPMRALTADILEKDVYMFPAQPMAINMGKYGDGGFPSTGGWNGGNPASIQPIQYYLKDRVSSGDVKVEIYDAEGKLMQSMPGSKRKGVNKVFWNMRMTPPKAAAGSKKMDFGAFTAPMVMPGDYTVKLKVGNKEYTDKIKLVHDASNPDFTTADREAQYKTANELMGMYADLNALVEDINGKQKMVKDNVDKVKNAKVKKLLNDYHGDLEKLRATLLATKQASIFADEEQLRERISEVYAAVANQESRPSNLQLQRVDVLKKELGDAKAKSDAVNKQYYNKVQAAMEKEGLAPKPATLQDKKGN, via the coding sequence ATGAAAAGAATCCTTCTATTCTTCGCGGGCTCCTTTGCACTTACAGGAGCAATCGCGCAATCTTCCAAAGTTTCTTCTGCCACTTTCGGCATGATGGAAGCCCGATGGCTTGGCCCGGGCACTATGAGTGGCCGTATCTCCGCCATCGAAGGCGTGAACAATGATGGCAAGACCATCTATGTTGGAACTGCAGGTGGCGGTGTATGGAAGAGCACCAATGCCGGTGCCTCTTTCAAACCCATTTTCGATAAGAACTGCCAGAGCATCGGCGCTATCGCGGTTGACCAAAAGAACCCCAAAGTGGTTTTCGTTGGTACCGGGGAAAGCAATATGCGTAACTCTGTTTCCATTGGCGTGGGATTGTATAAATCCACCGATGCCGGTGATAACTGGACCCGCGTTGGCCTCGATAGTACTGAGCATATTGCCAAGATCGTTATCGATCCAGCCAATACCAACAATATCTATGTTGCCGCTCCCGGTCCTTTGTGGAGCGACAGCAAACACCGCGGTCTGTATAAGTCAACCGATGGCGGCAAGACCTGGGATAAGATCCTTTACATCAACGAAAAGGCCGGATGTGCTGATGTTTCAGTAGATCCCTCCAACCCCAATATCGTTTATGCGACTACCTGGGAATTCCGCCGCATGCCTTACCTCTTCAATTCAGGTGGTAACGGTTCCGGAATTTACAAGAGCACCGATGGTGGTAAGACCTGGAAAGAACTGACCAAGGGATTACCTGCCAAGCCATTCGGTCGCACAGCACTTGCATTGGCGCCCAGCGCCCCCAATAACCTGCTGGCTATTGTTGAGGCTAAAGAGACCGGACTGTATATTTCTTCAGACGGTGGTGAAAGCTGGAAGCAACAAAGTGCCACACTCAATGTGGTGTCTAGGCCTTTCTACTTCAGCACCCTGGTGATCGATCCCAAGGATCCCAAGCGTGTTTACCGCCCGGCATTCTCCTTCTCTTATTCAGATGATGGAGGCTACTCTTTCGCGGAAGCCAGTAACGAAGGCGGATGGGTTCACAGTGACCATCATGCGCTTTGGATCAATCCCAATAACACCAACCAGATGTACCTGGGAACCGATGGCGGTGTATACATCAGCCTCGACCGCGGTGCGACCTGGATCTTCGTGCAGAACCTGCCCGTAGGACAGTTCTACCATGTTGCTGCGGACAACCATGAGCCTTACAGGGTCTATGGCGGCCTGCAGGACAATGGCTCCTGGGTGGCACCCTCTTCCAAGCCCGGTGGGGTAGGCAATGGTGACTGGCAGGCCATTTATGGCGGAGATGGTTTCTGGACCGTTCCTGACCCAACCGATCTCAATATCGCTTATGCAGAATACCAGGGTGGTAACATGGCCCGCGTAAACCTGAAGACCCTGAAGAGCGTGACCATCAAACCACAGGCAGGCGCAAACGAAGGCAAACTGAGGTGGAACTGGAATACACCGATTCATATTGGTTCCAATAATCCAAAGAACCTCTATTGTGGTGCACAATACCTGTTCAAGTCTACCGATAAGGGAACGAACTGGACAAGGATCTCCCCGGACCTGACCACGAATGACAAGAAGAAACAGGAGCAGGAGAACAGTGGTGGTTTGAGTGCCGATAATACATCCGCTGAAAACCATACTACTATCTTCACCATCGCAGAATCTCCGCTGGATGAGAACATCATCTGGGTAGGTACCGATGATGGTAACCTGCAATACACCACAGATGGCGGGAAGACCTGGACCAATGTTGCAGCCAACTATGCCGCTGCTGGTATCCCTGCGCAAACCTGGGTGAGCAGTGTTGAACCCAGCCGATTCGATAAGAACCTGGTCTATGCCACTTTCGATAACCACATGTACGGAGACCACAAGACCTATGTGGCCAGGTCGACCGATATGGGTAAGACCTGGACCCTTTTCAAGAGTGAAGAATTCACCGGCTTTGCCCATAAAGTGAGGGAGGACCTGGTGAATAAGGACCTGCTGTTCATCGGAACGGAAATGGGACTCTTTACATCAGTTGATGGTGGTGCCAGCTGGTTCAGGATGAAGAACAAGATCCCTGAATATGCATTGGTGCGCGATATCCAGATCCATCCTAAGACCCATGACCTGATCCTGGGTACCCATGGTCGTGGGGTGATCGTGGTGGATGATATCAGTCCCATGCGAGCCCTAACGGCAGACATTCTCGAAAAAGATGTGTACATGTTCCCGGCTCAGCCCATGGCCATCAATATGGGTAAGTATGGTGATGGCGGTTTCCCTTCAACAGGGGGATGGAATGGCGGTAACCCTGCCTCTATCCAACCCATCCAGTATTACCTGAAGGACAGGGTGAGCAGCGGGGATGTAAAAGTGGAGATCTATGATGCAGAAGGAAAGCTGATGCAGTCCATGCCTGGCTCGAAGCGTAAGGGTGTGAACAAGGTTTTCTGGAACATGCGCATGACCCCGCCCAAAGCTGCAGCCGGTAGTAAGAAGATGGATTTTGGTGCATTCACTGCCCCAATGGTAATGCCGGGAGATTATACCGTGAAGCTGAAAGTAGGCAATAAGGAGTATACAGATAAGATCAAGCTGGTGCATGATGCGTCCAACCCTGATTTCACCACGGCAGACCGCGAAGCCCAGTACAAAACGGCCAACGAGTTGATGGGTATGTACGCTGACCTGAATGCTTTGGTAGAGGATATCAATGGCAAGCAGAAGATGGTGAAGGATAATGTTGACAAGGTGAAGAATGCCAAAGTGAAGAAGCTGTTGAACGATTACCATGGCGACCTGGAGAAGCTGAGGGCTACCTTACTGGCCACCAAGCAGGCATCCATTTTTGCGGATGAAGAGCAATTGCGAGAACGCATCAGCGAAGTGTATGCAGCCGTTGCCAACCAGGAATCGAGGCCCAGCAACCTTCAGTTGCAGCGCGTGGATGTGCTGAAGAAGGAATTGGGCGACGCCAAGGCTAAGAGTGATGCGGTGAATAAGCAGTACTACAACAAAGTACAGGCTGCTATGGAAAAGGAAGGACTGGCTCCCAAGCCTGCCACCTTACAGGACAAGAAAGGCAACTAA